A genome region from Brassica oleracea var. oleracea cultivar TO1000 chromosome C2, BOL, whole genome shotgun sequence includes the following:
- the LOC106324239 gene encoding uncharacterized protein LOC106324239: MAISPLCPFCSNYEESRDHLFLGCEYSKEVWGGVFARCHPPSHTFTNWAELLSWIRGAPPKLILLRKLATQSTVYHLWKQRNNLIHNQTSVPAATVFHAIDKEIRNIISTRRHRKHFDKLMILWLR, encoded by the coding sequence ATGGCGATCTCGCCTCTATGCCCTTTTTGCTCCAATTATGAAGAATCAAGAGATCATCTGTTTCTAGGCTGCGAGTACAGCAAAGAAGTGTGGGGAGGGGTGTTCGCAAGATGCCATCCACCGTCACATACGTTTACCAACTGGGCAGAGCTGTTATCTTGGATTAGAGGTGCGCCACCAAAGCTCATTCTCCTTAGGAAACTGGCGACTCAATCCACTGTCTATCACTTATGGAAGCAGAGAAATAATCTGATCCATAACCAGACATCTGTCCCTGCTGCAACTGTCTTCCATGCTATTGACAAAGAGATTCGCAACATCATCTCAACAAGGAGACACAGAAAGCACTTCGACAAACTCATGATTTTGTGGTTGAGATAA